The Duganella sp. BuS-21 sequence TTCGACGATACGCTCGCTTGGGCGGCGACGCCATTCGTAGCTGGGTTGCTGCGCCACCGGCGGCGGCGCTTCGTTGTCGTAGCGGTCGCGCGCTTTGACCGGACGCACCGACGAGATGCGGTTGTTCAGGCCCATGCCCTGCAGCGTTTCATAGCTGCCGCGACGCAGCACCATGCATTGGCCGCGGAAGTTGGCGTCTTCGCAGACTTCCCATTGGCCGCGATCGATCACCACCGAGGAGGCGCGGTCGTTGAAGCCATTGCGCGAGAGGTCGCGTACTTGGCCGTTGGCGGTGTAGGCGCGGCCGCGCCAGCCATCCGCTTCATAGAATGTGATTTGTGCGTAGGCCTGGGTAGCCATGCCCATGGCGGCTGCGGCCACGGCGAGTTTGATCGTATTGTTCATTGTCTTCTCCTGATTGGATGAGGCTCGACTATGAACGCTTTTGCCGGGGGGCTCTGTACGCTTCCGCACTAAGCTAAGTCAGGGTTCGACCGAATAGGTGCGCTTCAGGCAGCGCAGCACGAAGGTGGAGCGGCTGTGTTTGAGGCCGGGCAGTTTATACAGCTTCTTGCGCAGGAATTCCTCATAGCCTGCCGTGCCGGCGACGGCCACCTTGATCAGGTAGTCGTAGTCGCCGGTGAGCAGGTAGGCTTCCATCACTTCCGGCAGTGTGGCCAGGGCCTGGCCGAATTTTTCGAAGATGTCGTCGTCGTGCCGGTCCAGGGTCACCTCGATGATGACGGTGTCCGGATAACCGAGCGCGCTCTGGCTGAGCAGCGCCGTGTAGCCCTCGATCATGCCGCCTTCCTCCAGCGCGCGCACGCGGTTCCAGCACGGCGTGGTGGACAGACCGACCTTGTCGGCCAGTTTGGTGTTGCTCAATCGGCCGTCGTTGCGCAATTCGCGCAGGATGCGGCGATCCAGTTCGTCGATTTCCATAGGTATCCAGATAAATATTCCGCATATTTTACATTGGGTAGAAGCTTATGCTGCAAATCGATGGAATTGATGGAAATCCAGGAAGCCTATTTTCCGGCTTCCCGGCTATGCTAAGAACATGGATACCACACAAAAAAGCTACCGATTCTGCATCGAGCCCGATGCGCCCATCGCCACGCTGGAGGCGGCGTTGCAGGT is a genomic window containing:
- a CDS encoding Lrp/AsnC family transcriptional regulator, with protein sequence MEIDELDRRILRELRNDGRLSNTKLADKVGLSTTPCWNRVRALEEGGMIEGYTALLSQSALGYPDTVIIEVTLDRHDDDIFEKFGQALATLPEVMEAYLLTGDYDYLIKVAVAGTAGYEEFLRKKLYKLPGLKHSRSTFVLRCLKRTYSVEP